From the genome of Ralstonia pickettii, one region includes:
- a CDS encoding SPFH domain-containing protein, whose product MFELGTLALIVLFAAIVLIAQGIKIVPQQHAWILERLGKYHATLSPGLNIVLPFVDRVAYKHVLKEIPLDVPSQICITKDNTQLQVDGILYFQVTDPMRASYGSSNFVIAITQLAQTTLRSVVGKLELDKTFEERDFINHSVVNALDEAASNWGVKVLRYEIKDLTPPKEILHAMQAQITAEREKRALIAASEGKRQEQINLASGAREAAIQKSEGEKQAAINRAQGEAAAILAVAEANAQAIQKIGHAIRTEGGIDAVNLKVAEEYVSAFGNLAKQGNTLIVPGNMGDLSTMIASALTIVKQQRPGA is encoded by the coding sequence ATGTTCGAGCTGGGGACTCTCGCCCTCATCGTCCTGTTTGCTGCCATCGTGCTTATCGCACAAGGCATCAAGATCGTGCCGCAACAGCACGCCTGGATTCTGGAGCGGCTGGGCAAGTATCACGCGACGCTCTCGCCGGGGCTGAATATCGTGCTGCCTTTTGTCGATCGCGTTGCCTACAAGCACGTGCTCAAGGAAATTCCGCTCGACGTGCCGAGCCAGATCTGTATCACCAAGGACAACACGCAGCTGCAGGTGGACGGCATCCTCTACTTCCAGGTGACCGACCCGATGCGGGCTTCGTATGGATCCAGTAACTTCGTGATCGCCATCACCCAGCTCGCGCAGACGACGCTGCGCTCGGTCGTCGGCAAGCTGGAGCTGGACAAGACGTTTGAAGAGCGCGACTTCATCAACCACAGCGTGGTCAACGCGCTGGATGAGGCGGCATCGAACTGGGGGGTGAAGGTGCTGCGCTACGAGATCAAGGATCTGACACCGCCGAAGGAAATCCTCCACGCCATGCAGGCGCAGATTACGGCCGAGCGTGAGAAGCGTGCGCTGATCGCCGCATCTGAAGGCAAGCGCCAGGAGCAGATCAACCTGGCATCCGGTGCGCGGGAGGCCGCCATCCAGAAATCAGAAGGGGAAAAGCAGGCCGCCATCAACAGGGCACAGGGTGAAGCGGCGGCGATCCTGGCGGTGGCTGAAGCCAACGCCCAGGCGATCCAGAAGATCGGTCACGCCATTCGCACCGAAGGGGGCATCGATGCGGTCAACCTGAAAGTGGCGGAAGAGTATGTGAGCGCGTTCGGCAACCTGGCGAAGCAGGGCAACACGCTCATCGTGCCGGGCAACATGGGCGACCTGAGCACGATGATTGCGTCAGCGTTGACGATTGTGAAGCAGCAGCGGCCGGGCGCGTAA
- the smpB gene encoding SsrA-binding protein SmpB: protein MTIADNKKAFFDYFIEERYEAGMALEGWEVKAIRANRAQIKEGYVVIRNAELFLIGAHISPLQSASTHVHPDPVRTRKLLLHAEEIKKLIGKVEQRGYTLVPLNLHYTRGRVKCEIGLAKGKKLFDKRETEKDRDWQREKARLMREKA, encoded by the coding sequence ATGACCATTGCCGACAACAAGAAGGCCTTTTTCGATTACTTCATCGAAGAGCGCTACGAGGCAGGCATGGCTCTCGAGGGCTGGGAGGTGAAAGCCATCCGAGCCAACCGTGCGCAGATCAAGGAAGGTTACGTCGTCATCCGTAACGCCGAACTGTTCCTGATCGGGGCCCATATCAGCCCGCTGCAATCGGCCTCCACGCATGTCCATCCGGACCCCGTGCGCACCCGCAAACTGCTGCTGCACGCCGAAGAGATCAAGAAGCTCATCGGCAAGGTGGAGCAGCGCGGCTACACGCTCGTGCCGCTCAACCTGCACTACACGCGCGGCCGCGTGAAATGCGAAATCGGCCTCGCCAAGGGCAAGAAGCTCTTCGACAAGCGCGAAACGGAGAAAGACCGCGACTGGCAGCGCGAAAAAGCGCGCCTCATGCGCGAGAAGGCCTGA
- a CDS encoding type II toxin-antitoxin system RatA family toxin, with product MADVEKTVLIGYSAEQMFDLVTDVKDYPNFLPWCGGVEIYEQTETSLDARVDIAFKGIHQFFRTRNVQTRPTRIDMTFADGPFKSFTGFWIFTPLRADACKINFHLHYEFSSVILEKLIGPVFSMIANTFVDSFVKRAEAVYGES from the coding sequence ATGGCAGACGTTGAAAAAACCGTGTTGATTGGCTATTCGGCCGAACAGATGTTCGACCTGGTCACCGACGTCAAGGACTATCCGAACTTTCTGCCGTGGTGCGGCGGCGTGGAAATCTACGAGCAGACGGAAACGTCACTCGACGCGCGTGTCGATATTGCCTTCAAGGGCATCCATCAGTTCTTTCGCACGCGCAACGTGCAAACGCGCCCCACCCGCATTGATATGACGTTCGCTGACGGGCCTTTCAAGTCGTTCACCGGTTTCTGGATCTTCACGCCGCTGCGCGCGGATGCCTGCAAGATCAACTTCCATCTGCATTACGAATTTTCCAGCGTGATTCTGGAAAAACTCATTGGCCCGGTGTTCAGCATGATTGCAAACACCTTCGTCGACTCATTCGTCAAGCGCGCCGAGGCCGTGTATGGCGAGTCCTGA
- a CDS encoding RnfH family protein: MASPDSNTVIDVMVCLATVTPPRLVNVQVPAQATVADAVRASGLLHGLDLTIDTCRLGVYGKRKTPDAALHARDRVEILGPLIADPKTARRRRVQKVRATGTREGLKWLRNEAPPKDDVLE; the protein is encoded by the coding sequence ATGGCGAGTCCTGATTCCAACACCGTGATCGACGTGATGGTCTGCTTGGCGACGGTCACGCCGCCGCGGCTCGTCAACGTGCAAGTGCCGGCGCAGGCGACGGTGGCCGACGCAGTGCGCGCGTCGGGCTTGCTCCACGGCTTGGACCTGACCATCGATACCTGCAGGCTGGGCGTTTACGGCAAGCGCAAGACGCCGGATGCCGCATTGCATGCGCGTGATCGGGTGGAAATCCTGGGCCCGTTGATCGCCGATCCAAAAACGGCTCGCCGGCGGCGTGTGCAGAAAGTGCGGGCCACCGGCACGCGCGAAGGCCTGAAGTGGCTGCGCAACGAGGCGCCGCCAAAAGACGACGTCCTCGAATAA
- a CDS encoding DUF4124 domain-containing protein produces MKRLHVLLPATSALIALACPIAEAQWAWQWRDDKGHMVYSDAAPPPSVPPSRIIRNPNSRTATAYEALSAPASGVKAADPGATAKPGQPASGVAASNPDEELRKRLADRAKKEQDEARQAEAAQRKQAECARLRNETTYMQDGRRVGSVQPDGSIAYLDDNQRAAAVQRNQAALSANCS; encoded by the coding sequence ATGAAACGACTGCACGTCCTGTTGCCTGCCACCTCCGCCCTGATCGCCCTTGCCTGCCCGATTGCCGAGGCGCAATGGGCCTGGCAATGGCGCGACGACAAGGGCCATATGGTCTACAGCGACGCCGCACCGCCGCCGTCGGTACCGCCCAGCCGCATCATCCGCAACCCGAACAGCCGTACGGCCACGGCCTACGAAGCGCTTTCCGCGCCGGCTTCGGGCGTCAAGGCAGCGGACCCAGGCGCGACTGCCAAACCCGGCCAGCCAGCCTCTGGCGTCGCGGCCTCCAACCCCGACGAAGAGCTGCGCAAGCGCCTGGCCGACCGCGCCAAGAAGGAACAGGACGAAGCCAGGCAGGCAGAGGCGGCGCAGCGCAAACAAGCCGAATGCGCACGTCTGCGCAACGAAACCACGTATATGCAGGATGGCCGCCGCGTCGGTTCGGTGCAACCGGACGGTTCGATCGCGTATTTAGATGACAATCAGCGTGCCGCCGCCGTGCAGCGCAATCAGGCAGCCCTGAGCGCCAACTGCAGCTGA
- a CDS encoding DMT family transporter, protein MGIGVLCALLAGAMWGMVFIAPRALPAFSPWELTLGRYLAYGVIAAIAAGPILPRIARKMTRADCLALARQSGSGNLVYYVLLAFAVQLAGVAPTSLIIGILPITVTVLGRRDHGAVPLSLLIWPLLVVAAGIVCINVDLFGHQATAAAANVWPIWQRIAGIACAAGALCSWTWYAVDNARYLQRNPHFSSNEWSALYGISSGMLSAALATAALLTVGTGWMHTGGRIWGTFWAVNAAVALGASLIGNNLWNIASRRLPLTLSGQMIVFETLFALAYGFVYDGRWPRPLEIAAIALLILGVGWSVRLHANDKSA, encoded by the coding sequence ATGGGAATCGGCGTATTGTGCGCCCTGCTGGCCGGGGCGATGTGGGGCATGGTCTTTATTGCGCCCCGCGCGCTGCCCGCCTTTTCACCGTGGGAACTGACCCTCGGCCGCTACCTCGCCTACGGCGTCATCGCCGCCATTGCCGCCGGCCCGATCCTTCCTCGCATTGCCCGCAAGATGACCCGCGCCGATTGCCTGGCGCTCGCCCGCCAATCCGGCAGCGGCAATCTTGTCTATTACGTACTTCTGGCTTTTGCCGTGCAACTGGCTGGAGTCGCGCCCACCTCGCTGATCATCGGCATCCTGCCCATCACCGTGACGGTGCTGGGGCGGCGCGACCACGGCGCCGTGCCGCTTTCCCTGCTGATCTGGCCGCTGCTCGTGGTGGCTGCCGGCATCGTCTGCATCAACGTCGACCTGTTTGGCCATCAGGCCACTGCCGCGGCGGCCAATGTCTGGCCGATCTGGCAGCGCATTGCCGGCATCGCCTGCGCGGCCGGCGCGCTCTGCAGCTGGACGTGGTACGCCGTGGACAACGCCCGCTATCTGCAGCGCAACCCGCATTTCTCCAGCAACGAATGGTCAGCCCTGTACGGCATTTCGAGCGGCATGCTGTCGGCCGCGCTCGCGACAGCCGCGCTGCTCACGGTCGGCACAGGCTGGATGCATACCGGCGGACGTATCTGGGGCACGTTCTGGGCGGTCAACGCTGCCGTGGCGCTCGGCGCGTCGCTGATCGGCAACAACCTGTGGAACATCGCCTCGCGGCGCTTGCCCCTCACGCTGTCGGGCCAGATGATCGTATTCGAGACGCTGTTTGCGCTGGCATATGGCTTTGTGTACGACGGCCGCTGGCCCCGCCCGCTCGAGATCGCCGCCATCGCCTTGCTGATCCTGGGCGTCGGCTGGTCGGTGCGCTTGCACGCCAACGACAAGTCTGCATAA
- the guaB gene encoding IMP dehydrogenase, translated as MRLVQKALTFDDVLLVPAYSAVLPRDTSLRTKLTRSIELAIPLVSAAMDTVTEARLAIAMAQQGGIGIVHKNLKPEEQAREVAKVKRFESGVLRDPITIGPDMKIRDVMALSAQHGISGFPVLEGKKVVGIITNRDLRFEEELDAPVRAKMTPSEKLVTVKEGASLEEAKRLMNKHRLERVLVVGEAFELRGLITVKDIQKATEYPLASKDERGSLRVGAAVGVGPDNDLRIDLLVKAGVDVIVVDTAHGHSQGVLNRVRWIKDNYPQVQVIGGNIATGDAARALVDHGADGVKVGIGPGSICTTRIVAGVGVPQIFAVSNVAEALKGTGVPLIADGGIRYSGDVAKALAAGAHTVMMGGMFAGTDESPGEVFLFQGRSYKSYRGMGSVGAMKDGAADRYFQEDNTANVDKLVPEGIEGRVPYKGSALPIVHQLTGGVRSSMGYCGCASIAEWHEKAQFVEITAAGMNESHVHDVQITKEAPNYHRD; from the coding sequence ATGCGTCTTGTCCAGAAAGCACTCACGTTCGATGATGTGCTGCTCGTCCCGGCCTACTCGGCCGTCCTGCCCCGCGATACGTCCCTTCGCACCAAGCTCACCCGTTCGATCGAACTCGCCATTCCGCTCGTCTCCGCCGCCATGGATACGGTTACGGAAGCGCGGCTCGCCATCGCCATGGCGCAGCAAGGTGGCATCGGTATCGTCCACAAGAACCTGAAGCCGGAAGAACAAGCGCGCGAAGTCGCCAAGGTCAAGCGCTTTGAATCGGGCGTGCTGCGCGACCCGATCACCATCGGTCCGGACATGAAGATCCGCGACGTGATGGCGCTGTCGGCCCAGCACGGCATCTCGGGTTTCCCGGTGCTGGAAGGCAAGAAGGTGGTGGGCATCATCACCAACCGCGATCTGCGTTTCGAAGAAGAACTGGACGCCCCGGTGCGCGCCAAGATGACGCCGAGCGAGAAGCTCGTCACCGTCAAGGAAGGCGCTTCGCTGGAAGAGGCCAAGCGTCTGATGAACAAGCACCGCCTCGAGCGTGTGCTGGTGGTGGGCGAGGCTTTCGAGCTGCGCGGCCTGATCACCGTCAAGGACATCCAGAAGGCCACCGAATATCCGCTGGCGTCGAAGGACGAACGCGGTTCGCTGCGCGTGGGTGCGGCGGTGGGCGTGGGCCCGGATAACGATCTGCGTATCGATTTGCTGGTCAAGGCCGGCGTGGACGTCATCGTCGTCGATACCGCGCATGGCCACAGCCAGGGCGTGCTGAACCGCGTGCGCTGGATCAAGGACAACTACCCGCAGGTGCAGGTGATTGGCGGCAACATCGCCACGGGCGACGCCGCCCGGGCGCTGGTCGACCACGGCGCGGATGGCGTCAAGGTCGGCATTGGCCCGGGTTCGATCTGCACGACGCGGATCGTCGCCGGCGTGGGCGTGCCGCAGATCTTTGCCGTGTCGAATGTGGCCGAGGCGCTGAAGGGCACCGGCGTGCCGCTCATCGCTGACGGCGGTATCCGCTACTCGGGCGATGTGGCCAAGGCACTGGCTGCGGGCGCACACACCGTGATGATGGGCGGCATGTTTGCCGGCACGGACGAATCGCCGGGTGAGGTGTTCCTGTTCCAGGGGCGCTCGTACAAGAGCTACCGCGGCATGGGCTCGGTGGGCGCGATGAAGGACGGCGCTGCCGACCGTTACTTCCAGGAAGACAACACCGCCAACGTCGACAAGCTGGTGCCCGAAGGTATCGAGGGCCGCGTGCCTTACAAGGGCTCCGCGTTGCCGATCGTGCATCAACTCACGGGCGGCGTTCGCTCGTCGATGGGCTACTGCGGGTGCGCCTCGATTGCCGAATGGCACGAGAAGGCCCAGTTTGTCGAGATCACCGCCGCAGGTATGAACGAATCGCACGTGCACGACGTGCAGATCACGAAGGAAGCGCCGAACTATCACCGCGACTGA
- the guaA gene encoding glutamine-hydrolyzing GMP synthase, translated as MHDKVLILDFGSQVTQLIARRVREAHVYCEIHPNDVSDAFVRDFAPKAIILSGSHASTYEDHQLRAPQAVWDLGVPVLGICYGMQTMAVQLGGKVEWSDHREFGYAEVRAHGHTRLLKDIQDFATPEGHGMLKVWMSHGDKVAELPPGFKLLASTPSCPIAGMADEARGYYAVQFHPEVTHTVQGRAMLERFVLEIAGAKPDWIMRDHIEEAVKRIREQVGDEEVILGLSGGVDSSVAAALIHRAIGDQLTCVFVDHGLLRLDEGKMVMDMFAGRLHAKVVHVDASEQFLGHLAGVTDPEAKRKIIGREFVEVFQAEAKKLSNAKWLAQGTIYPDVVESGGTKTKKATTIKSHHNVGGLPETLGLKLLEPLRDLFKDEVRELGVALGLPHEMVYRHPFPGPGLGVRILGEVKREYADLLRRADAIFIEELRGTRATAQDAAAGLCGEGDVGKSWYDLTSQAFAVFLPIKSVGVMGDGRTYDYVTALRAVQTTDFMTAHWAHLPYTLLGRVSNRIINEVRGLSRVVYDVSGKPPATIEWE; from the coding sequence ATGCACGACAAAGTCCTCATCCTTGATTTCGGCTCGCAGGTCACGCAACTGATTGCGCGACGGGTGCGTGAAGCACACGTCTATTGCGAAATCCATCCGAACGACGTGTCCGACGCCTTCGTGCGCGACTTCGCGCCCAAGGCGATCATCCTGTCCGGCAGCCACGCCAGCACGTACGAAGATCATCAACTGCGCGCCCCGCAGGCCGTGTGGGATTTGGGCGTGCCCGTGCTCGGCATCTGCTACGGCATGCAGACCATGGCCGTGCAGCTCGGCGGCAAGGTGGAGTGGAGCGACCACCGCGAATTCGGTTACGCCGAAGTGCGCGCCCATGGCCACACCCGCCTGCTCAAGGACATCCAGGACTTCGCCACGCCGGAAGGCCACGGCATGCTCAAGGTGTGGATGAGCCACGGCGACAAAGTTGCCGAGCTGCCGCCCGGCTTCAAGCTGCTGGCCTCCACGCCGAGCTGCCCGATTGCCGGCATGGCCGACGAGGCGCGCGGCTACTACGCCGTGCAGTTCCACCCGGAAGTCACGCACACCGTGCAGGGCCGCGCGATGCTCGAGCGCTTCGTGCTGGAGATCGCCGGTGCCAAGCCGGACTGGATCATGCGCGACCACATCGAGGAAGCTGTCAAGCGCATCCGCGAGCAGGTCGGCGATGAAGAGGTGATCCTCGGCCTGTCCGGCGGCGTCGATTCGTCGGTGGCGGCGGCGCTCATTCACCGGGCGATTGGTGACCAGCTGACCTGCGTGTTCGTCGACCACGGCCTGCTGCGCCTGGACGAAGGCAAGATGGTCATGGACATGTTTGCGGGCCGCCTGCACGCCAAGGTCGTGCACGTGGACGCGTCCGAGCAGTTCCTTGGCCACCTGGCTGGTGTGACGGACCCGGAAGCCAAGCGCAAGATCATCGGCCGCGAGTTCGTTGAAGTGTTCCAGGCCGAAGCCAAGAAGCTCAGCAACGCCAAGTGGCTGGCGCAGGGCACGATCTACCCGGACGTGGTGGAATCGGGCGGCACCAAGACCAAGAAGGCAACGACGATCAAGAGCCACCACAACGTGGGCGGTCTGCCGGAAACGCTGGGCCTGAAGTTGCTCGAGCCACTGCGCGACCTGTTCAAGGATGAAGTGCGCGAGCTGGGTGTGGCGCTGGGCCTGCCGCACGAGATGGTGTATCGCCATCCGTTCCCGGGGCCGGGTCTGGGTGTGCGCATTCTGGGCGAGGTCAAGCGTGAATATGCAGACCTGCTGCGCCGTGCCGACGCCATCTTCATCGAAGAGCTGCGCGGTACCAGGGCCACGGCGCAGGACGCTGCCGCTGGCCTGTGCGGCGAAGGCGATGTGGGCAAGAGCTGGTACGACCTGACCAGTCAGGCGTTTGCGGTGTTCCTGCCGATCAAGTCCGTCGGCGTGATGGGCGATGGCCGCACGTACGACTACGTGACGGCGCTGCGCGCAGTGCAGACCACCGATTTCATGACCGCACATTGGGCGCATCTGCCGTACACGCTGCTGGGCCGCGTGTCGAACCGCATCATCAACGAGGTGCGTGGTTTGAGCCGCGTCGTGTATGACGTGTCGGGCAAGCCGCCCGCGACGATTGAGTGGGAGTGA
- a CDS encoding cold-shock protein — METGTVKWFNDSKGFGFITPDAGGNDLFAHFSEVQGSGFKSLQEGQKVRYVAGVGQKGPAATKIEAI, encoded by the coding sequence ATGGAAACCGGCACAGTAAAGTGGTTCAACGACTCCAAGGGCTTCGGCTTCATCACCCCGGACGCAGGCGGCAACGATCTCTTCGCTCACTTCTCTGAAGTTCAGGGCAGCGGGTTCAAGTCCCTCCAAGAGGGCCAGAAGGTTCGCTACGTTGCAGGCGTTGGCCAGAAGGGCCCGGCTGCCACGAAGATCGAAGCGATCTGA
- a CDS encoding Vgb family protein has product MKRSTAEVLREYGPFPGVENVGGVTYDGRHVWFAAGGQLKALDPDSGEALRSIDVPAHAGTAFDGRHLFQIAEDRIQKIDPQTGTVLATIPAPGAGGDSGLAWAEGTLWVGHYRERKIRQIDPDTGKVLRTIESNRFVTGVTWVDGELWHGTWEGDTSELRHIDPQTGEVLEQLDMPAGMNVSGLESDGADQFFCGGGGTGKIRAVRRPRKQAA; this is encoded by the coding sequence ATGAAACGATCCACCGCCGAAGTCTTGCGCGAATATGGCCCCTTTCCTGGCGTCGAGAACGTCGGCGGCGTGACCTACGATGGTCGACACGTCTGGTTTGCTGCCGGCGGGCAGTTGAAGGCGCTCGACCCCGACAGCGGCGAGGCACTGCGCTCGATTGACGTACCCGCCCATGCCGGTACCGCGTTCGACGGACGGCACCTGTTCCAGATCGCCGAAGACCGCATCCAGAAGATTGATCCGCAAACGGGCACCGTGCTCGCCACGATTCCCGCACCCGGCGCAGGCGGGGACTCAGGTCTAGCCTGGGCCGAGGGCACGCTTTGGGTTGGTCACTACCGGGAGCGCAAGATCCGTCAGATCGATCCGGACACCGGCAAGGTCTTACGCACCATCGAATCGAACCGCTTCGTGACGGGCGTCACGTGGGTCGACGGAGAACTCTGGCACGGCACTTGGGAAGGCGATACGAGCGAGCTGCGGCACATCGATCCGCAAACAGGTGAAGTGCTGGAACAGCTTGACATGCCGGCCGGCATGAACGTGTCGGGGCTGGAGTCGGATGGCGCCGATCAGTTCTTTTGCGGCGGAGGCGGCACCGGAAAGATCCGCGCGGTACGGCGCCCCCGCAAGCAGGCGGCATAG
- a CDS encoding helix-turn-helix domain-containing protein — MDSLITAAARALAAGNPFGALNRVALRDDAPALALRGIAMAQLGDLARAKLLLRRAARAFGAREAVARARCIVAEAEVALASRDLGWPAKTLDTACATLEAHGDHVNAAHARYLSIRRLLLMGRLDDAEAALAALSPARLPAVLRAAHALVVAGIAIRRLQTGAARAALNDADIAARQAGIPTLTAEVERAAQALSAPAARLISRGEERVLRLDDVEALFASDALVVDACRLAIRQTDAVVPLATRPVLFTLARALAEAWPEDVPRDALIAHAFRTRHPDDSHRVRLRVEIGRLRTALGTLGTVKATKRGFALQPHAAPSVVVLAQPVDEQYAAVLACLADGESWSSSALALALGASQRTVQRALDALAAAGKVQSFGRGRARRWVTPPLPGFATTLLLPAPLPSD, encoded by the coding sequence ATGGATTCATTGATCACGGCTGCAGCCCGCGCACTCGCCGCCGGTAACCCATTCGGAGCGCTGAACCGTGTCGCCTTGCGTGACGACGCGCCAGCACTCGCACTGCGCGGCATCGCCATGGCCCAGCTCGGTGACCTGGCACGCGCCAAGCTCCTGCTGCGCCGCGCCGCCCGCGCATTCGGCGCACGCGAGGCCGTGGCACGCGCACGCTGCATCGTCGCGGAAGCCGAAGTCGCTCTCGCCTCGCGCGATCTGGGCTGGCCCGCCAAAACCCTCGACACGGCATGCGCCACGCTCGAGGCGCACGGCGATCACGTCAACGCCGCACACGCGCGGTATCTCAGCATCCGCCGCCTGTTGCTGATGGGCCGCCTGGACGACGCCGAAGCCGCGCTCGCCGCGCTAAGCCCGGCGCGTCTTCCTGCGGTCTTGCGGGCGGCACATGCGCTCGTCGTCGCCGGCATTGCCATCCGACGTTTGCAGACCGGGGCCGCACGCGCAGCCTTGAACGACGCCGATATCGCGGCGCGCCAGGCCGGCATCCCGACGCTCACGGCCGAAGTGGAACGTGCCGCCCAGGCCTTGAGCGCACCGGCTGCGCGGCTCATCTCGCGAGGCGAAGAACGCGTGCTGCGCCTTGATGATGTCGAAGCCCTGTTTGCGTCGGACGCGCTCGTGGTGGACGCATGCCGGCTCGCCATTCGGCAGACCGATGCCGTCGTCCCACTTGCGACGCGGCCCGTGCTCTTCACGCTGGCGCGGGCATTGGCCGAAGCGTGGCCTGAAGACGTGCCCCGAGACGCCCTCATCGCGCACGCATTCCGCACCCGGCATCCCGACGACTCGCACCGTGTGCGCCTCCGCGTGGAGATCGGTCGTTTGCGCACGGCCCTTGGTACGTTGGGCACGGTCAAGGCGACCAAGCGAGGATTTGCACTGCAACCCCACGCTGCGCCAAGCGTCGTCGTGCTCGCGCAGCCCGTCGACGAGCAATACGCCGCCGTGCTGGCGTGCCTGGCCGATGGGGAATCGTGGTCCAGCTCCGCGTTGGCATTGGCGCTCGGCGCCAGCCAGCGCACCGTACAGCGCGCGCTCGACGCGTTGGCGGCCGCCGGCAAGGTGCAGTCCTTCGGACGCGGGCGCGCGCGCCGGTGGGTGACGCCGCCGTTACCCGGATTCGCGACCACCTTGTTACTCCCTGCCCCGCTGCCAAGTGACTAG
- a CDS encoding DUF899 domain-containing protein produces MSATHPTATRATWLAERIELLKAEKELTRRSDELARRRQALPWVRIDKSYRFETENGSATLGDLFGGRSQLLVYHFMFGPDYKAGCPSCSMIADGFDGFVTHLANHDVTLMAVSRGPLAKLLEYRERMGWSFSWASSVGSDFNYDFNVSITEDQQRAGSADYNYVRGSHVMDASELPEPVQQFASMCGTDAPTYVRDRPGMSAFVLEDGVVYHTYSTYARGLDGLWGAYQWLDRAPLGRNETGVWWRRHDEYAQQR; encoded by the coding sequence ATGAGTGCAACACACCCGACAGCAACCCGCGCAACCTGGCTGGCAGAGCGCATTGAACTGCTCAAGGCCGAGAAGGAACTCACGCGCCGAAGCGATGAACTCGCGCGCCGCCGGCAGGCACTGCCGTGGGTTCGCATCGACAAAAGCTATCGCTTCGAAACCGAGAACGGCAGCGCGACGCTGGGCGATCTGTTTGGCGGACGTTCGCAACTGCTGGTCTACCACTTCATGTTTGGGCCCGACTACAAGGCGGGCTGCCCCTCGTGCTCGATGATTGCCGACGGCTTCGATGGCTTCGTCACGCATCTGGCGAACCACGACGTCACGTTGATGGCGGTGTCGCGTGGGCCGTTGGCCAAGTTGCTGGAGTACCGGGAGCGGATGGGCTGGAGCTTCTCGTGGGCGTCGTCGGTGGGCAGCGATTTCAACTACGACTTCAACGTCTCGATCACGGAAGACCAGCAGCGCGCCGGCAGCGCCGACTACAACTACGTGCGCGGCAGCCACGTGATGGATGCATCCGAGTTGCCCGAACCCGTGCAGCAGTTCGCCAGCATGTGCGGCACCGATGCGCCCACCTACGTGCGCGACCGGCCCGGCATGAGCGCGTTCGTGCTGGAAGATGGCGTCGTGTATCACACGTATTCGACCTACGCGCGCGGGCTCGACGGCTTGTGGGGCGCATACCAGTGGCTGGACCGCGCGCCGCTGGGCCGCAACGAAACCGGTGTCTGGTGGCGTCGCCATGACGAATACGCTCAGCAGCGTTGA
- a CDS encoding DUF2182 domain-containing protein — protein sequence MTNTLSSVELPREHAVSERGFLAVSALLFITSTTATVAWCNAMPAMSEMPMAWMPMCGQTWWGFAASFIGMWTVMMAAMMLPSLLPTLRQYRGALHLAGKPNVDTQTALAGAGYFAVWTLIGVMVFALGAALAQFEMTWPVVARVAPLARGAVVLAAGALQFSAWKLRKLAWCRLAQTPGRAWRFGLDLGVRCAASCAGLTAILLVTGVMDVRAMAAVSAAITLERLAPAGQRVARWIGAAAVGAGLLLMLRATLP from the coding sequence ATGACGAATACGCTCAGCAGCGTTGAGCTGCCGCGCGAGCATGCTGTGTCCGAGCGCGGCTTTCTGGCCGTCTCGGCATTGCTGTTCATCACCAGCACGACAGCGACGGTGGCATGGTGCAACGCCATGCCGGCCATGAGCGAGATGCCGATGGCCTGGATGCCGATGTGCGGTCAGACATGGTGGGGCTTTGCTGCGTCCTTCATTGGCATGTGGACGGTGATGATGGCCGCGATGATGCTGCCGTCATTGCTGCCGACGCTGCGGCAGTATCGCGGTGCGCTGCACCTGGCAGGCAAACCGAACGTTGATACGCAGACGGCGTTGGCAGGCGCGGGATACTTCGCGGTATGGACGCTGATCGGCGTGATGGTCTTTGCGCTGGGCGCGGCGTTGGCACAGTTCGAAATGACATGGCCTGTAGTGGCACGCGTGGCGCCGCTTGCCAGAGGCGCGGTGGTTCTTGCGGCGGGCGCACTGCAGTTCAGTGCATGGAAGTTGCGCAAGCTTGCATGGTGCCGCCTAGCGCAGACGCCTGGGCGTGCATGGCGATTTGGCTTGGACCTTGGCGTGCGCTGTGCGGCTTCGTGCGCCGGCCTGACGGCCATCCTGCTGGTGACCGGCGTGATGGACGTGCGTGCAATGGCGGCTGTATCAGCGGCGATTACGCTCGAGCGCTTGGCGCCTGCGGGGCAGCGCGTTGCCCGCTGGATTGGCGCTGCTGCCGTCGGGGCAGGATTGCTCTTGATGTTGCGTGCCACGTTGCCCTGA